A genomic window from Nerophis ophidion isolate RoL-2023_Sa linkage group LG22, RoL_Noph_v1.0, whole genome shotgun sequence includes:
- the LOC133540443 gene encoding guanine nucleotide-binding protein G(I)/G(S)/G(T) subunit beta-1-like, whose protein sequence is MSELEQLLQEAEQLRSHIRDARKACSDSTLSQITAGLGPVNKIQMRTRRTLRGHLAKIYAMHWGSNSRLLVSASQDGKLIIWDSHTTNKLHAIPLRSSWVMTCAYAPSSNFVACGGLDNICSIYSLRTPEGSVHITRELAGHTGYLSCCRFLNDGQILSSSGDTTCALWDIETGQQVTSFSGHTGDVMSLSLSPDCRTFVSGACDNASKLWDIRDGMCRQSFSGHTFDINAVCFFPNGQAFGTGSDDATCRLFDLRADQELMKYGHDNIVCGITSVSFSKSGRLLLAGYDDFNCNVWDTLRGDRAGVLAGHDNRISCLGVTDDGKAVATGSWDSFLRIWN, encoded by the exons ATGAGCGAGCTGGAACAGTTGCTGCAGGAGGCCGAGCAGCTCCGCAGTCACATCCGG gATGCCAGGAAGGCGTGCAGCGACTCCACTTTGTCACAG ATCACAGCTGGCCTGGGCCCGGTGAACAAGATACAGATGCGGACCCGGCGCACTCTGAGGGGCCACCTGGCCAAGATCTATGCAATGCACTGGGGGAGTAACTCCAG GCTCCTGGTCAGCGCCTCGCAGGATGGGAAGCTGATCATCTGGGACAGCCACACCACCAACAAG CTCCACGCCATCCCGCTGCGATCCTCCTGGGTGATGACGTGTGCCTACGCCCCCTCCAGCAACTTTGTGGCCTGCGGAGGTCTGGACAACATCTGCTCCATCTACAGCCTGAGAACCCCCGAGGGCAGCGTGCACATCACCCGGGAGCTGGCAGGACACACAG GTTATTTGTCCTGCTGCCGCTTCCTGAATGACGGTCAGATCCTGAGCAGTTCTGGAGACACCACCTG TGCATTGTGGGACATTGAGACGGGCCAGCAGGTGACATCATTCAGCGGCCACACGGGGGACGTGATGAGCTTGTCCCTCAGcccggactgcaggacctttgtgtCCGGCGCCTGCGACAACGCCTCCAAGCTGTGGGACATCCGTGACGGCATGTGCAGGCAGTCTTTCAGTGGACACACCTTCGACATCAACGCTGTCTGC TTCTTCCCCAACGGACAAGCCTTTGGCACGGGCTCCGACGACGCCACCTGCCGTTTGTTCGACCTGCGCGCCGACCAGGAGCTGATGAAGTACGGCCACGACAACATCGTCTGCGGCATCACGTCCGTGTCCTTCTCCAAGAGCGGCCGTCTGCTGCTGGCCGGCTACGACGACTTCAACTGCAACGTGTGGGACACTCTGAGAGGAGACCGTGCAG GCGTGCTGGCGGGACACGACAACAGAATCAGCTGCTTGGGCGTGACGGACGACGGCAAGGCGGTGGCCACCGGCTCCTGGGACAGTTTCCTGCGCATCTGGAACTGA